A genome region from bacterium SCSIO 12844 includes the following:
- a CDS encoding phage major capsid protein: MQNYLKMIEDSKILTRDYEFNATKSKIDIEKRTVELSFSSNTPYQRWQDASEVLDHRTESIDLTRLNNKGALLVNHDWNRQIGVIEEAYLDGNKARAVVKFSKRQEAEDFFQDIQDGIIANVSVGYSVKKAVADNDNKAVIATRWQPFEISLVSVPADISVGIGRNLAQTDNQETDKLKEVLNHSNVKSKNEGDKMSQAVNEDNKVQTRSYDDGVKSESSRRDKIDALAREFNQAEFARSYLTNGSSFEVFQKDLMLHVQSQQKERLRQLEKESPQIDAVKSCASNIGMSEKETREFSLTRAIRAMSNPLSLKAQEAAKFEFEASDTAKRSMGIYDDGDFVIPNDILQRDFTIANGGAPLVGTELRASSFIDLLRNKSIMMNITQRLSGLRGNIAIPRQTQGSNITWVGEKQNVGEGELTVDQIHLSAKRLGVFLEISRELLTNSSIDAETMVRNDLLAAVAQGIDTAALYGTGADFQPLGLTGVSGITAAQYAGENPSLKDYIDLETSIALQNADVANMRYLINPSLRGAAKTTPRLPDSELTVWEQGNTINGYQVEVTNQIKPNQIIFGDFSQLLIGLWDGLRLTVNPFSLDKSGAIRITVMQSVDIAVRRPESFAIATKQA; this comes from the coding sequence ATGCAGAATTACTTAAAGATGATTGAAGATAGTAAAATACTGACACGCGATTATGAGTTTAATGCAACAAAAAGTAAGATTGATATTGAAAAGCGTACGGTTGAGTTAAGTTTCTCAAGCAATACACCGTATCAGCGTTGGCAAGATGCATCAGAAGTACTAGATCATCGTACTGAATCAATTGACTTAACAAGGCTTAATAATAAAGGCGCATTATTAGTTAATCATGATTGGAATCGTCAGATTGGTGTGATTGAAGAAGCCTATCTTGACGGTAACAAGGCAAGAGCCGTTGTTAAATTTTCAAAACGTCAAGAAGCTGAAGATTTCTTTCAGGATATTCAAGATGGCATTATTGCTAATGTCTCTGTTGGTTATAGTGTCAAAAAGGCGGTAGCTGATAATGATAATAAAGCTGTGATTGCTACAAGATGGCAACCATTTGAGATATCACTTGTTAGTGTGCCAGCTGATATTAGTGTCGGTATTGGTCGTAATCTTGCCCAAACTGACAATCAAGAAACAGATAAACTAAAAGAAGTTTTAAATCATTCAAATGTAAAGTCCAAAAATGAGGGGGATAAAATGAGTCAAGCAGTCAATGAAGATAACAAAGTACAAACACGTTCATATGATGATGGTGTTAAAAGTGAAAGTAGCAGACGAGATAAAATTGATGCGCTAGCACGAGAATTTAATCAAGCTGAATTTGCCAGAAGCTATCTTACAAATGGTTCAAGCTTTGAAGTGTTTCAGAAAGATTTAATGCTGCATGTTCAATCTCAACAGAAAGAGCGATTAAGACAGTTAGAAAAGGAAAGCCCACAGATTGATGCAGTTAAATCTTGTGCCAGTAACATTGGTATGAGTGAAAAAGAAACTAGAGAGTTTAGTTTAACACGAGCGATTCGTGCAATGAGCAATCCACTAAGTCTAAAAGCACAAGAAGCAGCAAAATTTGAATTTGAAGCATCAGATACAGCAAAAAGATCAATGGGTATTTATGATGACGGTGATTTTGTTATTCCGAATGATATCTTACAAAGAGATTTTACGATTGCTAATGGTGGTGCGCCATTAGTTGGAACTGAACTAAGAGCATCTAGCTTTATTGATCTTTTACGTAACAAGTCAATTATGATGAATATTACACAGAGACTATCAGGTTTAAGGGGTAATATTGCAATTCCAAGACAAACACAAGGCTCTAATATCACTTGGGTCGGTGAAAAACAAAATGTGGGTGAAGGTGAATTAACCGTTGATCAGATTCATCTATCAGCAAAAAGATTAGGAGTATTTTTAGAGATATCACGAGAATTATTAACCAATAGTTCAATTGATGCTGAGACAATGGTGAGAAATGATTTACTAGCAGCAGTAGCACAAGGTATTGATACGGCAGCTCTATATGGAACAGGTGCAGATTTTCAACCATTAGGGTTAACGGGTGTCAGTGGTATTACCGCAGCACAATATGCAGGTGAAAATCCATCTTTAAAAGACTATATCGATTTAGAGACAAGCATTGCATTACAAAATGCGGATGTTGCCAATATGCGCTATTTGATTAATCCATCATTAAGAGGTGCAGCTAAGACAACACCAAGGCTACCAGATAGTGAATTAACTGTCTGGGAACAAGGCAATACGATTAATGGTTATCAAGTAGAAGTAACAAATCAGATTAAACCTAATCAAATTATTTTTGGTGATTTTAGTCAGTTGTTGATTGGCCTTTGGGATGGATTACGTTTAACGGTTAACCCATTTAGTTTAGATAAATCAGGGGCGATACGTATTACGGTAATGCAAAGTGTTGATATTGCCGTACGTCGTCCAGAATCATTTGCCATTGCAACGAAACAAGCTTGA
- a CDS encoding phage baseplate assembly protein V, whose protein sequence is MDVVQHLVDMQRRLNNLIRIGTVVETNETRLRIKLGDNITGWLLWLTQRTGDCQTWWKPSINEQVLVLSPSGELNNGVVLSAIYTQNQPTLNPNEQKTVYKDGTTVSYNYEKSKVTVDCVGDVEVIGAKNLNVTFDGNIDIKTPLQVKVDAPNTICTGNLLIQGSLTYMQGMNGFNQDGGATAMIQGKVLVSDDVVANGISQVGHTHIGDSGGRTSNPVK, encoded by the coding sequence ATGGATGTAGTACAGCATTTAGTCGATATGCAAAGACGCTTAAATAATTTAATTAGAATTGGTACCGTGGTTGAAACTAATGAGACAAGATTACGTATAAAGTTAGGTGATAATATTACAGGTTGGCTACTTTGGTTAACTCAACGAACGGGTGACTGTCAAACATGGTGGAAACCATCAATAAACGAACAAGTACTTGTGTTAAGCCCTTCAGGAGAACTTAATAATGGTGTTGTACTATCAGCAATCTATACGCAAAACCAGCCGACTTTAAATCCAAATGAGCAAAAAACCGTCTATAAAGATGGTACGACAGTTAGTTATAACTATGAAAAAAGTAAGGTAACAGTTGATTGTGTTGGTGATGTTGAAGTCATTGGTGCTAAGAATTTAAACGTAACCTTCGATGGTAATATTGATATTAAAACACCACTTCAAGTTAAAGTTGATGCACCTAATACAATATGTACCGGTAATTTATTAATACAGGGAAGCTTAACTTATATGCAAGGTATGAATGGCTTTAACCAAGATGGCGGAGCAACAGCCATGATTCAAGGTAAAGTACTAGTTTCAGATGATGTGGTTGCTAATGGTATCTCGCAAGTTGGACATACGCATATTGGGGATAGCGGTGGGAGGACTTCAAATCCAGTTAAATAA
- a CDS encoding helix-turn-helix transcriptional regulator produces the protein MSTNTLKYLDNLIDEPETIGNTLLALRKCEEISQANFAKKIGISKQQLCDIEHGRRPVGVKLAISFAKALGMNPKTFVTLALQDVVNRENLHYKVELHGAA, from the coding sequence ATGAGTACTAACACATTAAAGTATTTAGATAACCTAATCGATGAACCAGAAACCATTGGTAACACACTACTTGCTCTACGCAAATGTGAAGAAATATCACAAGCTAATTTTGCTAAAAAAATTGGCATTTCAAAGCAACAGTTATGTGATATTGAGCATGGGCGCCGTCCTGTTGGTGTGAAACTTGCAATTAGTTTTGCTAAAGCATTAGGAATGAACCCTAAAACATTTGTTACCCTTGCTTTACAAGATGTTGTTAATCGTGAAAATTTACACTATAAAGTTGAACTGCATGGTGCTGCTTAA
- a CDS encoding transposase, producing the protein MKGITISSAAKRFCIGTTTLKHWLKNPMLKTTKNRSSTKIDLEALKAHIDSKPDAYHYERANDFNCSASGIAYAVKKLKISNKKNTNSSQKKRR; encoded by the coding sequence ATGAAGGGCATAACAATATCCTCAGCTGCTAAACGATTTTGTATTGGTACCACAACATTGAAACACTGGCTTAAAAATCCAATGCTTAAAACGACGAAGAATAGATCCTCAACTAAAATAGATTTAGAAGCTCTAAAAGCGCATATTGATTCAAAGCCAGATGCTTACCATTATGAACGCGCCAATGATTTTAACTGTAGTGCTTCAGGGATAGCCTATGCAGTAAAGAAACTAAAAATAAGTAATAAAAAAAACACTAATTCATCCCAAAAGAAGCGAAGATAA
- the coaE gene encoding dephospho-CoA kinase (Dephospho-CoA kinase (CoaE) performs the final step in coenzyme A biosynthesis.), protein MLGNLFCVSITGGIASGKTTVLQLFKQLNIHTVSADHIARDIVKPNTHLLTQIIQYFGDGILQSDGTLNRKALREIIFISPQKRQWLENLLHPVIREEIIAQAKKSQSIYCIIDIPLLPKTHSYDYLDYIITVDCSINTQITRLINRDNTSIEKAYQIIDSQPKRAERYLISDYIIQNINEKSMLKPQVESIHKHLLELANKVI, encoded by the coding sequence ATGCTGGGAAATTTATTTTGTGTCAGTATAACAGGTGGTATTGCCAGTGGCAAAACGACGGTACTTCAACTGTTTAAACAATTAAATATTCATACTGTTTCTGCAGATCATATCGCAAGAGATATTGTTAAGCCAAATACGCATTTATTAACTCAGATTATTCAATATTTTGGTGATGGTATTTTACAATCAGATGGTACATTAAACCGCAAAGCATTAAGAGAAATTATCTTTATATCCCCACAAAAGCGACAATGGCTCGAAAATTTATTGCACCCTGTTATTCGAGAAGAAATTATAGCCCAAGCTAAAAAAAGTCAATCTATTTATTGTATTATTGATATTCCACTTTTACCTAAAACTCATTCATATGACTATCTGGATTATATAATTACGGTTGATTGTTCTATAAATACTCAAATTACACGCTTAATTAACCGTGATAATACATCAATTGAAAAGGCTTACCAAATCATTGATTCACAACCTAAACGAGCAGAGCGATACTTAATCTCTGACTACATTATCCAAAATATAAATGAAAAAAGCATGCTCAAACCACAAGTAGAGTCCATTCATAAACATTTATTAGAATTAGCTAATAAAGTCATCTAA
- the pyrB gene encoding aspartate carbamoyltransferase: protein MVSFSNLISINDLSRKQIEFIIQVAHQLKYSPEPNLLSGKVIASLFFEASTRTRLSFESAVYRLGGQVIGFSDSGNTSLKQKGESLEDTIIMINGYADAIVIRHPEIGSAKIAATIADIPVINAGDGANEHPTQTLLDLFTINEHHGGLDGLHIGLVGDLKYGRTIHSLIKALSLFDHIQISLIAEDGFKLPQDLVEFIDQSSMKVDYLDSIEQALPKLDVLYMTRLQRERLGDSTLKVQLKHCITDKLIQAYAKESLAILHPLPRLEEIDISVDKLKQARYFQQANNGLFVREALLKLLLIDKI from the coding sequence ATGGTTTCATTTTCGAATCTTATTTCGATTAACGATTTATCACGTAAGCAAATTGAATTCATTATCCAAGTTGCACATCAATTAAAATACTCGCCTGAACCCAATTTATTATCTGGCAAGGTTATTGCTAGTTTATTTTTTGAAGCTTCAACTCGGACTCGCTTATCATTTGAAAGTGCAGTTTATCGATTAGGCGGTCAAGTGATTGGTTTTTCAGATAGTGGCAATACCTCATTAAAACAAAAAGGCGAGTCATTAGAAGATACCATTATTATGATTAATGGTTATGCCGATGCAATTGTTATTCGCCACCCTGAAATCGGCTCAGCAAAAATAGCTGCAACCATTGCAGATATTCCTGTAATTAATGCAGGTGATGGTGCAAATGAGCACCCAACGCAAACTTTATTAGATTTATTCACGATTAATGAACACCATGGTGGCTTAGATGGGCTTCATATTGGATTAGTAGGTGATTTAAAATATGGTAGAACCATTCATTCATTGATTAAAGCACTATCTTTATTTGATCATATTCAGATTTCACTGATTGCTGAAGATGGGTTTAAGTTACCTCAAGATTTAGTAGAATTTATTGATCAGTCATCGATGAAAGTAGATTACCTTGACTCAATTGAACAAGCACTACCAAAATTAGATGTATTATATATGACACGACTTCAGAGGGAACGATTAGGTGATTCAACATTAAAAGTGCAGTTAAAGCATTGTATTACTGATAAATTAATACAAGCTTATGCAAAAGAAAGCTTAGCAATTTTACATCCCTTACCAAGACTAGAAGAAATTGATATTAGCGTTGATAAACTTAAACAAGCGCGCTACTTCCAACAAGCAAATAATGGATTATTTGTTAGAGAAGCACTATTAAAACTCTTATTAATTGACAAAATATAA
- a CDS encoding SAM-dependent methyltransferase: protein MMHTAIELSDSNLILQSKKLLELIKTKIEEKDKLFFDEYMQMALYTPELGYYASAANILGERGDFTTAPELTSLFAACFANSFMTVLEEISEPSILELGAGSGQFALALLKSLKEKNLLPEKYYILEVNAYLKARQQELLKHALPEYFNHIIWLNQLPEKNSFKGVIFANEVLDAMPVTRFVKSEQKIKEVAVGIEDDQLKLIEVLARKEVVDKVSTIEEKLGVLNDGYTSEINLWIDHWLKSLANILNQGALILVDYGYDQNDFYRPDRLMGTMQCYFQHKVHDDVLWYPGIQDITAHVNFTEVAQAGVNANLEFEGYTTQAAFLSSCHLDQLYHAHYNCLSTKLQLELASKIKTLLMPGAMGEVFKVIAFSQNIQSDLLGFELNDLSYRL, encoded by the coding sequence ATGATGCATACAGCTATTGAGCTTTCTGATTCAAACTTAATTTTGCAAAGCAAAAAATTACTTGAATTAATTAAAACTAAAATAGAAGAAAAAGATAAATTATTTTTTGATGAATACATGCAAATGGCTTTGTATACACCAGAATTAGGTTATTATGCATCTGCAGCAAATATACTTGGAGAAAGGGGAGATTTTACCACAGCACCTGAGTTAACGTCACTGTTTGCAGCATGTTTTGCAAATTCATTTATGACTGTGCTTGAAGAAATAAGTGAACCATCGATATTAGAACTTGGTGCTGGCAGTGGTCAATTTGCATTAGCATTACTAAAGTCATTAAAAGAGAAAAATTTATTACCAGAGAAATATTACATTTTAGAAGTTAATGCTTATTTGAAAGCTCGACAACAAGAATTATTAAAACATGCTTTGCCAGAGTATTTTAATCATATTATTTGGCTTAATCAACTACCTGAAAAAAATTCATTTAAAGGGGTTATTTTTGCCAATGAAGTACTTGATGCAATGCCAGTGACTCGCTTTGTTAAAAGTGAACAAAAAATAAAAGAAGTCGCTGTTGGCATAGAAGATGATCAGCTAAAATTAATCGAAGTTTTAGCACGTAAAGAAGTCGTAGACAAAGTATCTACAATAGAAGAAAAACTTGGTGTTTTGAATGATGGCTATACTTCTGAAATTAATTTATGGATAGATCATTGGCTAAAGTCATTAGCAAACATATTAAATCAAGGCGCATTGATTCTTGTTGATTATGGTTATGATCAAAATGACTTTTATCGACCTGATCGATTAATGGGGACCATGCAGTGTTATTTTCAACATAAGGTACATGATGATGTGCTTTGGTATCCAGGTATTCAGGATATTACAGCTCATGTTAATTTTACCGAAGTAGCCCAAGCTGGGGTAAATGCAAATTTAGAATTTGAAGGTTATACAACCCAAGCTGCATTTTTATCTAGTTGTCATTTAGATCAGCTTTATCATGCACATTATAATTGTTTATCCACTAAACTACAGTTAGAGTTAGCAAGTAAGATAAAAACCCTTTTAATGCCTGGTGCAATGGGAGAAGTTTTTAAAGTAATTGCATTTAGTCAAAACATACAAAGTGATTTATTGGGTTTTGAGTTAAATGATTTAAGCTACAGGCTTTAA
- a CDS encoding ABC transporter substrate-binding protein, with protein MVKQFIGISYIIIMCLFSVAHAQINDPYQAEDKDKSILYSVFSARPKHLDPAKSYSSNEAIFTGQIYEPPLQYHYLKRPYTLTPLTTTKMPEVIYKNAQGKVLVQPTSDDQIATTTYLITLRDDIIYQLHPAFAKDTDGNYIYHNLSDEDLDGIYTLNQFEYQANRSVTASDYQYQIMRLADPINHSPIAGIMSKRIVGFKQLQKKLALWRKKNPHAPLPMDLFQVNGVEVIHPNQYSITIYGKDPQFIYWLAMPFFAPMPYEAEAFYRQEGMKDRNISLDWYPVGSGPYYLSENNPNRRMVLKKNPYYHADFYPQEGEKSDLDNGFLDRKGEHLPQVDTIIFSLEKESIPMWNKFLQGYYDRSGISSDVFDQAVYFDQQGEVLVTEEVANKGIQLSTAVEPSIFYWGFNMLDPVVGGYSEKQKKLRQAISIVFDVEEFISIFMNGRALAAQGPIPPGIFGNQGDMNPVIYNLATKKRNSLLKARQLLAQAGYLNGINPKTKAPLVLYLDAIGSGSPDEKAKFQWMRQQFKKLGIQLNIRITQYNRFQEKVRNSQVQMFFWGWNADYPDPENFLMLLYGPNGKVNFQGENAVNYQNKLFDQLYEQMIKMDNSPQRLAIIQEMTDILRDDAPWIWGLNPKSFVLSHVWYYPTKPHSIANNMLKYAKIDTDLRSSLRYKWNQPLFWPVLIIFLILFLFALPVVVSYWRKEHKKVQVLKLTKVKQNGSRKRTTNH; from the coding sequence ATGGTAAAACAATTCATTGGTATTAGTTATATTATAATTATGTGTCTATTTTCAGTAGCACATGCACAGATTAATGATCCGTACCAAGCTGAAGATAAAGATAAGTCTATTTTATATAGTGTGTTTTCAGCACGTCCAAAGCATTTAGATCCGGCAAAATCTTATTCTAGTAATGAGGCAATTTTTACCGGTCAAATTTATGAACCACCACTACAGTATCATTATTTAAAACGCCCCTATACATTGACTCCTTTAACGACAACTAAAATGCCTGAGGTTATTTATAAAAATGCTCAAGGTAAAGTCCTGGTACAACCAACATCAGATGACCAGATTGCAACAACAACATATTTAATTACACTACGTGATGATATTATCTATCAATTACATCCTGCTTTTGCTAAAGATACAGATGGTAATTATATATATCATAATTTGTCTGATGAGGATTTAGATGGAATTTATACATTAAATCAATTTGAGTATCAAGCTAATCGTTCAGTGACAGCAAGTGATTATCAATATCAAATTATGCGTTTAGCTGACCCTATTAATCACTCACCTATTGCTGGCATTATGTCAAAGCGTATTGTTGGATTTAAACAATTACAAAAAAAGTTAGCATTATGGAGAAAAAAGAACCCTCATGCACCTCTTCCAATGGATTTATTTCAAGTTAATGGTGTTGAAGTAATTCATCCAAATCAATACAGTATCACTATTTATGGAAAAGACCCGCAATTTATTTATTGGTTGGCAATGCCATTTTTTGCACCAATGCCTTATGAGGCAGAAGCTTTTTATCGACAAGAGGGGATGAAAGATAGAAACATTTCATTGGATTGGTATCCAGTTGGTTCAGGGCCTTATTACTTAAGTGAAAATAATCCTAATCGTAGAATGGTATTAAAGAAAAATCCATACTATCATGCAGATTTTTACCCACAAGAAGGGGAGAAAAGTGATTTAGATAATGGCTTTTTAGATCGAAAAGGAGAGCACTTACCACAAGTAGATACGATTATATTTTCCTTAGAAAAAGAATCAATTCCAATGTGGAATAAGTTTTTGCAAGGCTATTATGATCGATCAGGTATTAGCTCAGATGTATTTGATCAAGCGGTATATTTTGATCAACAAGGTGAAGTTTTAGTTACTGAAGAAGTTGCAAATAAAGGGATTCAATTATCTACAGCAGTTGAACCAAGTATTTTTTATTGGGGATTTAATATGTTAGATCCTGTTGTAGGTGGATATTCTGAAAAACAAAAAAAACTACGTCAAGCTATTTCAATTGTTTTTGATGTGGAAGAATTTATCTCAATCTTTATGAATGGTAGGGCTTTAGCGGCACAAGGACCAATCCCACCAGGTATATTTGGTAATCAAGGTGATATGAATCCAGTTATTTATAATTTAGCAACGAAAAAGAGAAATTCGCTTTTAAAGGCAAGGCAGTTATTAGCGCAGGCAGGTTATTTAAATGGAATAAATCCGAAAACAAAGGCACCTTTAGTTTTATATTTAGATGCCATTGGTAGTGGCTCGCCTGATGAAAAGGCCAAATTTCAATGGATGAGGCAGCAGTTTAAAAAACTTGGTATTCAATTGAATATTCGAATTACACAGTATAACCGTTTTCAGGAAAAAGTAAGAAACTCTCAAGTACAGATGTTCTTTTGGGGATGGAATGCTGATTATCCTGATCCGGAAAATTTTCTAATGTTGCTTTATGGGCCTAATGGTAAAGTTAATTTCCAAGGAGAAAATGCAGTCAACTATCAAAATAAATTATTTGATCAACTATATGAGCAAATGATTAAAATGGATAATTCTCCACAACGATTAGCAATTATTCAAGAAATGACTGATATACTGCGTGATGATGCACCATGGATCTGGGGACTTAATCCAAAAAGTTTTGTGCTAAGTCATGTGTGGTATTATCCAACTAAACCGCATTCAATTGCTAATAATATGCTCAAATATGCCAAGATAGATACTGACTTAAGAAGCTCATTACGTTATAAATGGAATCAACCATTATTTTGGCCAGTTTTAATAATTTTTCTTATACTGTTTTTGTTTGCTTTGCCTGTTGTGGTAAGCTATTGGCGAAAAGAGCATAAGAAAGTACAAGTTTTAAAATTAACGAAGGTAAAACAAAATGGCTCAAGAAAGCGAACAACTAACCATTAA
- a CDS encoding phosphomannomutase/phosphoglucomutase encodes MAQESEQLTINVPEHIFRAYDIRGIAFKELTEEVVELIGQALGSKAIEQGEKTIIVGRDGRLSGAQLMQSLRSGMLSTGCDVIDIGVVPTPVLYYAAQATGTGSGVMLTGSHNPKEYNGIKMVIAGETLAADEIQGLLMRIKSNEFFQGKGLLHEKSVSWDYINCVANDIKIIHPLKAVVDAGNGVAGSIVPQLLETLGVEVVKLYCDVDGNFPNHHPDPSRPENLQDLIDRVQKERADVGLAFDGDGDRLGVVTSSGKIIDPDRQLMLYALSVLREMPGAKILYDVKCTKNLAPFVKAHGGKPIMYKTGHALIKRQMKLLDAALAGEMSGHIFFNDRWFGFDDALYVAARLLETVSNEDQSIDQLFEAIPETVNTPEIMVKVSDHKKFDLVKQLQASALVIFSNATDIITIDGVRVEFEDGWGLVRASNTTPCLSLRFEAESKKALIDIQNRFKTWFKSIDDELVF; translated from the coding sequence ATGGCTCAAGAAAGCGAACAACTAACCATTAATGTCCCTGAGCATATATTTCGCGCTTATGATATACGAGGTATTGCGTTTAAAGAATTAACAGAAGAAGTCGTTGAACTAATTGGTCAAGCACTGGGATCAAAAGCGATAGAGCAAGGCGAAAAAACCATTATTGTTGGGCGTGATGGGCGCCTATCAGGTGCACAACTAATGCAGTCTCTAAGAAGTGGTATGTTATCTACAGGTTGTGATGTGATTGATATTGGCGTTGTGCCAACGCCAGTTTTATATTATGCAGCGCAAGCAACAGGAACTGGCTCTGGAGTCATGTTAACAGGCAGTCATAACCCTAAAGAATACAATGGTATTAAGATGGTTATTGCTGGAGAGACATTAGCAGCAGATGAGATTCAAGGATTATTAATGCGCATAAAATCCAATGAATTTTTTCAAGGGAAGGGGCTTCTACATGAAAAATCAGTAAGCTGGGATTATATCAATTGCGTTGCTAATGATATTAAAATTATCCATCCACTCAAAGCCGTTGTTGATGCGGGTAATGGCGTGGCTGGTAGTATTGTACCTCAACTATTAGAGACACTAGGTGTTGAAGTTGTTAAGTTATATTGTGATGTTGATGGTAATTTCCCAAATCACCATCCTGACCCTTCACGCCCTGAAAACCTTCAAGATTTAATTGATCGGGTTCAGAAAGAAAGAGCTGATGTTGGTCTTGCTTTTGATGGTGATGGTGATCGCTTGGGAGTGGTTACTTCAAGTGGTAAGATTATCGATCCAGATCGCCAATTAATGTTATATGCCTTATCTGTATTAAGAGAGATGCCAGGGGCAAAAATTCTCTATGATGTTAAATGCACTAAAAATCTAGCGCCATTTGTTAAAGCACATGGTGGTAAACCGATCATGTATAAAACAGGTCATGCATTAATTAAACGTCAGATGAAATTATTAGATGCAGCATTAGCTGGTGAGATGAGTGGTCATATTTTCTTTAATGATCGTTGGTTTGGGTTTGATGATGCATTATATGTCGCTGCTCGTCTATTAGAAACTGTATCTAATGAAGATCAATCGATTGATCAATTATTTGAAGCAATCCCTGAAACAGTTAATACACCTGAAATTATGGTTAAAGTTAGTGATCATAAAAAGTTTGATTTAGTTAAACAATTACAAGCAAGTGCATTAGTAATATTTTCTAATGCAACAGACATTATTACTATTGATGGTGTACGAGTTGAGTTTGAAGATGGCTGGGGTTTGGTTAGAGCATCTAATACAACTCCATGTTTATCTTTACGTTTTGAAGCTGAAAGTAAAAAAGCACTGATAGATATTCAAAATCGATTTAAGACATGGTTTAAGTCAATTGATGATGAGTTGGTATTTTGA
- a CDS encoding DUF21 domain-containing protein has product MGLDVILPIIFIILLIGCSGFFSGSETGLMSLNRYRVRHLAKQKHRGAKRTITLLRRPDRILGIILIGNTFANILASALATMLADKWFGQIGLLISTVLLTLVVLIFAEVMPKTLAAIYPERFAFPASLVLKFLLWLLYPVVWLANTVVNSILKLFGVHIPKSISNDPLTKDELHSVVTESDATLTRKYRNMLLGILELESITVSDVMLPRKKVDAVDLNLPVNEILKIIAQCQHRKIIAYRGGVDHIVGVLNVHRVLGFSSHREYTSKADILKLVQEAYFIPQTATLQTQLLKFQQRGERFGIVVDEYGSFEGIITIEDIIEEIVGEFADTFEYSELITKLSDQSYLVSGSITIRELNRHLNLKLPTKGPNTLSGLITEHLETIPSAPCCLKIANRVIEVTKVSHNMIEKARIYPLTL; this is encoded by the coding sequence ATGGGTTTAGATGTTATCCTACCCATTATTTTTATCATTCTACTAATTGGCTGCTCTGGATTTTTTTCAGGCTCTGAAACAGGGCTTATGTCATTAAATCGTTATCGTGTACGCCACTTAGCCAAACAAAAACATCGTGGCGCAAAGCGTACCATTACACTACTTAGACGCCCTGATCGAATTCTTGGGATTATTTTAATTGGTAATACATTTGCCAATATTTTAGCTTCTGCCTTAGCGACTATGTTAGCCGATAAGTGGTTTGGTCAAATAGGCTTGTTAATTTCAACTGTCTTATTAACACTTGTTGTACTTATTTTTGCAGAAGTTATGCCTAAAACATTAGCAGCTATCTATCCCGAACGTTTTGCATTTCCTGCATCATTGGTTTTAAAATTCTTATTATGGTTATTATATCCTGTTGTTTGGTTAGCCAATACGGTTGTTAATTCTATTCTTAAGCTTTTTGGTGTACATATTCCTAAGTCAATTTCAAATGATCCATTAACAAAAGATGAATTACACTCAGTAGTAACAGAATCTGACGCAACATTAACGCGAAAATATCGCAATATGTTATTAGGCATACTTGAATTAGAGTCAATTACAGTATCTGATGTCATGCTGCCTAGAAAAAAAGTAGATGCCGTAGATTTAAATTTACCTGTTAATGAAATTCTTAAAATCATTGCACAATGCCAACATAGAAAGATTATTGCTTATCGAGGTGGCGTTGATCATATCGTTGGTGTTTTAAATGTACATCGAGTGTTAGGTTTTTCTAGTCATCGTGAATACACATCTAAAGCAGATATCTTAAAATTAGTCCAAGAAGCTTACTTCATCCCACAAACGGCAACTTTACAAACTCAATTATTAAAATTTCAACAACGTGGTGAACGTTTTGGCATTGTTGTAGATGAATATGGCTCATTTGAAGGTATTATTACAATTGAAGATATTATTGAAGAAATTGTTGGTGAATTTGCTGATACCTTTGAGTATTCTGAATTAATAACAAAACTATCAGATCAATCTTATTTAGTATCAGGCAGTATTACCATTCGTGAGCTTAATCGTCATTTAAATTTAAAATTACCAACCAAAGGCCCTAATACCTTATCAGGCCTAATTACAGAACATTTAGAAACCATCCCTTCAGCACCTTGCTGCTTAAAAATAGCTAATCGAGTTATTGAAGTGACAAAGGTAAGCCACAACATGATTGAAAAAGCTCGAATTTATCCGCTTACATTGTAA